In Quercus lobata isolate SW786 chromosome 12, ValleyOak3.0 Primary Assembly, whole genome shotgun sequence, a genomic segment contains:
- the LOC115971255 gene encoding uncharacterized protein LOC115971255 isoform X5 translates to MWRQNVFLQNPDSDHSISDEEDYDSNLPQISALLTGALEKKEELQVLSRLEILRGTSEWNCGKKNSKNDTHVSLEDDDVEMPEFRNEARKAFTCNPDEEIISDDEVNNVVSKFSDSSNAKKLHEDSLCRFGSGVQDGAQTWSAVSKEAEALLHLNENASTHSAYSKASKSYKGVRCKVKQKFSFRFQSRKEEPSWPSLSKDENIVSFEVHEAPERLDTFEPRSEEHSIAEVLDDCQRENQFQSENLHAQVGALGHGCTEPSMAELLDGLQDRASLQKGVSKKCSRTKDKRVQIVAKKIISPLGDRTVDREDSSESMGSGSSSEDKATDQKLKVTIPEMKRQTMADRFQETLGATFLNDEGALVAVPKSSGIGLFGKLQQLMQNEKERDVDFLKKLQTGSNKINEVSSIIVKILARYLDAKLIVCQCSFCENIESPTPSGSPQIMINGGRKTTIIFNPRVCSDVDLEVGNLICIHPPWKEVKAGNDESIILSTYFSQIVRPVQVCQN, encoded by the exons ATGTGGCGGCAAAACGTTTTTCTG CAAAATCCCGACTCCGACCACAGCATTTCCG ATGAGGAAGACTACGATTCTAATTTGCCCCAAATTTCTGCCTTATTAACCGGTGCTTTGGAGAAAAAG GAGGAACTGCAAGTTTTGTCGCGGCTCGAGATACTTAGAg GTACTTCTGAATGGAATTGTGGAAAGAAAAATAGCAAG AATGACACACATGTCTCTCTTGAAGATGATGATGTTGAAATGCCTGAATTTCGTAACGAGGCAAGGAAGGCATTCACGTGCAACCCGGACGAGGAAATCATCTCCGATGATGAG GTAAACAACGTGGTGTCGAAATTTTCTGATTCCTCCAATGCTAAAAAGCTCCATGAAGACAGTCTTTGTAGATTTGGAAGTGGGGTGCAAGATGGTGCACAGACATGGTCTGCTGTAAGTAAAGAAGCTGAGGCACTGTTACATTTGAATGAGAATGCATCAACCCATTCTGCCTACTCCAAAGCAAGCAAATCTTATAaag GAGTCAGATGTAAGGTTaagcaaaaattttcattccgtTTCCAGTCACGTAAGGAAGAACCCTCCTGGCCTTCTTTATCTaaggatgaaaatattgtgtcatTTGAGGTTCATGAAGCACCTGAAAGATTGGACACATTTGAACCTAGATCCGAAGAACATTCAATTGCTGAGGTTCTTGACGATTGTCAGAGAGAGAATCAATTCCAGTCAGAGAATTTACATGCTCAAGTAGGAGCTCTTGGGCATGGATGCACTGAGCCATCAATGGCTGAGCTTCTAGATGGCCTTCAGGACAGAGCTAGTTTGCAGAAAGGAGTTTCTAAAAAG TGTAGCAGAACAAAAGATAAAAGGGTACAGATTGTTGCAAAGAAAATTATCTCTCCACTGGGAGATAGAACTGTTGACAGAGAGGATTCCTCTGAATCCATGGGTAGTGGATCATCTAGTGAGGACAAG GCCACAGATCAAAAGCTAAAGGTTACAATCCCAGAAATGAAGAGGCAAACTATGGCAGATCGGTTTCAAGAAACTTTAGGTGCTACCTTTTTAAATGATGAAGGGGCCCTTGTTGCAGTGCCTAAATCATCAGG AATTGGATTATTTGGGAAGTTGCAACAGCTCATgcagaatgaaaaagaaagagatgtggatttcttgaagaagttgcagACTGGATCTAACAAAATTA ATGAAGTAAGCAGCATCATTGTAAAAATCCTGGCAAGATACTTGGATGCAAAGCTGATAGTTTGTCAATGCTCTTTTTGCGAGAACATAGAG AGCCCCACACCATCAGGAAGCCCTCAAATAATGATAAATGGAGGAAGGAaaacaacaattatttttaatccGAGAGTTTGCAGTGATGTTGACCTTGAAGTTGGGAACTTGATCTGTATTCACCCACCATG GAAGGAGGTAAAAGCAGGCAATGATGAGAGCATTATTCTCTCTACGTATTTCTCCCAAATTGTAAGACCAGTTCAGGTTTGTCAAAATTAG
- the LOC115971255 gene encoding uncharacterized protein LOC115971255 isoform X8: MWRQNVFLQNPDSDHSISDEEDYDSNLPQISALLTGALEKKEELQVLSRLEILRGTSEWNCGKKNSKNDTHVSLEDDDVEMPEFRNEARKAFTCNPDEEIISDDEVNNVVSKFSDSSNAKKLHEDSLCRFGSGVQDGAQTWSAVSKEAEALLHLNENASTHSAYSKASKSYKGVRCKVKQKFSFRFQSRKEEPSWPSLSKDENIVSFEVHEAPERLDTFEPRSEEHSIAEVLDDCQRENQFQSENLHAQVGALGHGCTEPSMAELLDGLQDRASLQKGVSKKCSRTKDKRVQIVAKKIISPLGDRTVDREDSSESMGSGSSSEDKQATDQKLKVTIPEMKRQTMADRFQETLGATFLNDEGALVAVPKSSGIGLFGKLQQLMQNEKERDVDFLKKLQTGSNKISKTCDYEVSSIIVKILARYLDAKLIVCQCSFCENIESPTPSGSPQIMINGGRKTTIIFNPRVCSDVDLEVGNLICIHPPWR; this comes from the exons ATGTGGCGGCAAAACGTTTTTCTG CAAAATCCCGACTCCGACCACAGCATTTCCG ATGAGGAAGACTACGATTCTAATTTGCCCCAAATTTCTGCCTTATTAACCGGTGCTTTGGAGAAAAAG GAGGAACTGCAAGTTTTGTCGCGGCTCGAGATACTTAGAg GTACTTCTGAATGGAATTGTGGAAAGAAAAATAGCAAG AATGACACACATGTCTCTCTTGAAGATGATGATGTTGAAATGCCTGAATTTCGTAACGAGGCAAGGAAGGCATTCACGTGCAACCCGGACGAGGAAATCATCTCCGATGATGAG GTAAACAACGTGGTGTCGAAATTTTCTGATTCCTCCAATGCTAAAAAGCTCCATGAAGACAGTCTTTGTAGATTTGGAAGTGGGGTGCAAGATGGTGCACAGACATGGTCTGCTGTAAGTAAAGAAGCTGAGGCACTGTTACATTTGAATGAGAATGCATCAACCCATTCTGCCTACTCCAAAGCAAGCAAATCTTATAaag GAGTCAGATGTAAGGTTaagcaaaaattttcattccgtTTCCAGTCACGTAAGGAAGAACCCTCCTGGCCTTCTTTATCTaaggatgaaaatattgtgtcatTTGAGGTTCATGAAGCACCTGAAAGATTGGACACATTTGAACCTAGATCCGAAGAACATTCAATTGCTGAGGTTCTTGACGATTGTCAGAGAGAGAATCAATTCCAGTCAGAGAATTTACATGCTCAAGTAGGAGCTCTTGGGCATGGATGCACTGAGCCATCAATGGCTGAGCTTCTAGATGGCCTTCAGGACAGAGCTAGTTTGCAGAAAGGAGTTTCTAAAAAG TGTAGCAGAACAAAAGATAAAAGGGTACAGATTGTTGCAAAGAAAATTATCTCTCCACTGGGAGATAGAACTGTTGACAGAGAGGATTCCTCTGAATCCATGGGTAGTGGATCATCTAGTGAGGACAAG CAGGCCACAGATCAAAAGCTAAAGGTTACAATCCCAGAAATGAAGAGGCAAACTATGGCAGATCGGTTTCAAGAAACTTTAGGTGCTACCTTTTTAAATGATGAAGGGGCCCTTGTTGCAGTGCCTAAATCATCAGG AATTGGATTATTTGGGAAGTTGCAACAGCTCATgcagaatgaaaaagaaagagatgtggatttcttgaagaagttgcagACTGGATCTAACAAAATTAGTAAAACTTGTGact ATGAAGTAAGCAGCATCATTGTAAAAATCCTGGCAAGATACTTGGATGCAAAGCTGATAGTTTGTCAATGCTCTTTTTGCGAGAACATAGAG AGCCCCACACCATCAGGAAGCCCTCAAATAATGATAAATGGAGGAAGGAaaacaacaattatttttaatccGAGAGTTTGCAGTGATGTTGACCTTGAAGTTGGGAACTTGATCTGTATTCACCCACCATG GAGGTAA
- the LOC115971255 gene encoding uncharacterized protein LOC115971255 isoform X6, whose translation MWRQNVFLQNPDSDHSISDEEDYDSNLPQISALLTGALEKKEELQVLSRLEILRDDDVEMPEFRNEARKAFTCNPDEEIISDDEVNNVVSKFSDSSNAKKLHEDSLCRFGSGVQDGAQTWSAVSKEAEALLHLNENASTHSAYSKASKSYKGVRCKVKQKFSFRFQSRKEEPSWPSLSKDENIVSFEVHEAPERLDTFEPRSEEHSIAEVLDDCQRENQFQSENLHAQVGALGHGCTEPSMAELLDGLQDRASLQKGVSKKCSRTKDKRVQIVAKKIISPLGDRTVDREDSSESMGSGSSSEDKQATDQKLKVTIPEMKRQTMADRFQETLGATFLNDEGALVAVPKSSGIGLFGKLQQLMQNEKERDVDFLKKLQTGSNKISKTCDYEVSSIIVKILARYLDAKLIVCQCSFCENIESPTPSGSPQIMINGGRKTTIIFNPRVCSDVDLEVGNLICIHPPWKEVKAGNDESIILSTYFSQIVRPVQVCQN comes from the exons ATGTGGCGGCAAAACGTTTTTCTG CAAAATCCCGACTCCGACCACAGCATTTCCG ATGAGGAAGACTACGATTCTAATTTGCCCCAAATTTCTGCCTTATTAACCGGTGCTTTGGAGAAAAAG GAGGAACTGCAAGTTTTGTCGCGGCTCGAGATACTTAGAg ATGATGATGTTGAAATGCCTGAATTTCGTAACGAGGCAAGGAAGGCATTCACGTGCAACCCGGACGAGGAAATCATCTCCGATGATGAG GTAAACAACGTGGTGTCGAAATTTTCTGATTCCTCCAATGCTAAAAAGCTCCATGAAGACAGTCTTTGTAGATTTGGAAGTGGGGTGCAAGATGGTGCACAGACATGGTCTGCTGTAAGTAAAGAAGCTGAGGCACTGTTACATTTGAATGAGAATGCATCAACCCATTCTGCCTACTCCAAAGCAAGCAAATCTTATAaag GAGTCAGATGTAAGGTTaagcaaaaattttcattccgtTTCCAGTCACGTAAGGAAGAACCCTCCTGGCCTTCTTTATCTaaggatgaaaatattgtgtcatTTGAGGTTCATGAAGCACCTGAAAGATTGGACACATTTGAACCTAGATCCGAAGAACATTCAATTGCTGAGGTTCTTGACGATTGTCAGAGAGAGAATCAATTCCAGTCAGAGAATTTACATGCTCAAGTAGGAGCTCTTGGGCATGGATGCACTGAGCCATCAATGGCTGAGCTTCTAGATGGCCTTCAGGACAGAGCTAGTTTGCAGAAAGGAGTTTCTAAAAAG TGTAGCAGAACAAAAGATAAAAGGGTACAGATTGTTGCAAAGAAAATTATCTCTCCACTGGGAGATAGAACTGTTGACAGAGAGGATTCCTCTGAATCCATGGGTAGTGGATCATCTAGTGAGGACAAG CAGGCCACAGATCAAAAGCTAAAGGTTACAATCCCAGAAATGAAGAGGCAAACTATGGCAGATCGGTTTCAAGAAACTTTAGGTGCTACCTTTTTAAATGATGAAGGGGCCCTTGTTGCAGTGCCTAAATCATCAGG AATTGGATTATTTGGGAAGTTGCAACAGCTCATgcagaatgaaaaagaaagagatgtggatttcttgaagaagttgcagACTGGATCTAACAAAATTAGTAAAACTTGTGact ATGAAGTAAGCAGCATCATTGTAAAAATCCTGGCAAGATACTTGGATGCAAAGCTGATAGTTTGTCAATGCTCTTTTTGCGAGAACATAGAG AGCCCCACACCATCAGGAAGCCCTCAAATAATGATAAATGGAGGAAGGAaaacaacaattatttttaatccGAGAGTTTGCAGTGATGTTGACCTTGAAGTTGGGAACTTGATCTGTATTCACCCACCATG GAAGGAGGTAAAAGCAGGCAATGATGAGAGCATTATTCTCTCTACGTATTTCTCCCAAATTGTAAGACCAGTTCAGGTTTGTCAAAATTAG
- the LOC115971255 gene encoding uncharacterized protein LOC115971255 isoform X3 yields MWRQNVFLQNPDSDHSISDEEDYDSNLPQISALLTGALEKKEELQVLSRLEILRGTSEWNCGKKNSKNDTHVSLEDDDVEMPEFRNEARKAFTCNPDEEIISDDEVNNVVSKFSDSSNAKKLHEDSLCRFGSGVQDGAQTWSAVSKEAEALLHLNENASTHSAYSKASKSYKGVRCKVKQKFSFRFQSRKEEPSWPSLSKDENIVSFEVHEAPERLDTFEPRSEEHSIAEVLDDCQRENQFQSENLHAQVGALGHGCTEPSMAELLDGLQDRASLQKGVSKKCSRTKDKRVQIVAKKIISPLGDRTVDREDSSESMGSGSSSEDKATDQKLKVTIPEMKRQTMADRFQETLGATFLNDEGALVAVPKSSGIGLFGKLQQLMQNEKERDVDFLKKLQTGSNKISKTCDYEVSSIIVKILARYLDAKLIVCQCSFCENIESPTPSGSPQIMINGGRKTTIIFNPRVCSDVDLEVGNLICIHPPWKEVKAGNDESIILSTYFSQIVRPVQVCQN; encoded by the exons ATGTGGCGGCAAAACGTTTTTCTG CAAAATCCCGACTCCGACCACAGCATTTCCG ATGAGGAAGACTACGATTCTAATTTGCCCCAAATTTCTGCCTTATTAACCGGTGCTTTGGAGAAAAAG GAGGAACTGCAAGTTTTGTCGCGGCTCGAGATACTTAGAg GTACTTCTGAATGGAATTGTGGAAAGAAAAATAGCAAG AATGACACACATGTCTCTCTTGAAGATGATGATGTTGAAATGCCTGAATTTCGTAACGAGGCAAGGAAGGCATTCACGTGCAACCCGGACGAGGAAATCATCTCCGATGATGAG GTAAACAACGTGGTGTCGAAATTTTCTGATTCCTCCAATGCTAAAAAGCTCCATGAAGACAGTCTTTGTAGATTTGGAAGTGGGGTGCAAGATGGTGCACAGACATGGTCTGCTGTAAGTAAAGAAGCTGAGGCACTGTTACATTTGAATGAGAATGCATCAACCCATTCTGCCTACTCCAAAGCAAGCAAATCTTATAaag GAGTCAGATGTAAGGTTaagcaaaaattttcattccgtTTCCAGTCACGTAAGGAAGAACCCTCCTGGCCTTCTTTATCTaaggatgaaaatattgtgtcatTTGAGGTTCATGAAGCACCTGAAAGATTGGACACATTTGAACCTAGATCCGAAGAACATTCAATTGCTGAGGTTCTTGACGATTGTCAGAGAGAGAATCAATTCCAGTCAGAGAATTTACATGCTCAAGTAGGAGCTCTTGGGCATGGATGCACTGAGCCATCAATGGCTGAGCTTCTAGATGGCCTTCAGGACAGAGCTAGTTTGCAGAAAGGAGTTTCTAAAAAG TGTAGCAGAACAAAAGATAAAAGGGTACAGATTGTTGCAAAGAAAATTATCTCTCCACTGGGAGATAGAACTGTTGACAGAGAGGATTCCTCTGAATCCATGGGTAGTGGATCATCTAGTGAGGACAAG GCCACAGATCAAAAGCTAAAGGTTACAATCCCAGAAATGAAGAGGCAAACTATGGCAGATCGGTTTCAAGAAACTTTAGGTGCTACCTTTTTAAATGATGAAGGGGCCCTTGTTGCAGTGCCTAAATCATCAGG AATTGGATTATTTGGGAAGTTGCAACAGCTCATgcagaatgaaaaagaaagagatgtggatttcttgaagaagttgcagACTGGATCTAACAAAATTAGTAAAACTTGTGact ATGAAGTAAGCAGCATCATTGTAAAAATCCTGGCAAGATACTTGGATGCAAAGCTGATAGTTTGTCAATGCTCTTTTTGCGAGAACATAGAG AGCCCCACACCATCAGGAAGCCCTCAAATAATGATAAATGGAGGAAGGAaaacaacaattatttttaatccGAGAGTTTGCAGTGATGTTGACCTTGAAGTTGGGAACTTGATCTGTATTCACCCACCATG GAAGGAGGTAAAAGCAGGCAATGATGAGAGCATTATTCTCTCTACGTATTTCTCCCAAATTGTAAGACCAGTTCAGGTTTGTCAAAATTAG
- the LOC115971255 gene encoding uncharacterized protein LOC115971255 isoform X2, translating into MWRQNVFLQNPDSDHSISDEEDYDSNLPQISALLTGALEKKVELQVLSRLEILRGTSEWNCGKKNSKNDTHVSLEDDDVEMPEFRNEARKAFTCNPDEEIISDDEVNNVVSKFSDSSNAKKLHEDSLCRFGSGVQDGAQTWSAVSKEAEALLHLNENASTHSAYSKASKSYKGVRCKVKQKFSFRFQSRKEEPSWPSLSKDENIVSFEVHEAPERLDTFEPRSEEHSIAEVLDDCQRENQFQSENLHAQVGALGHGCTEPSMAELLDGLQDRASLQKGVSKKCSRTKDKRVQIVAKKIISPLGDRTVDREDSSESMGSGSSSEDKQATDQKLKVTIPEMKRQTMADRFQETLGATFLNDEGALVAVPKSSGIGLFGKLQQLMQNEKERDVDFLKKLQTGSNKISKTCDYEVSSIIVKILARYLDAKLIVCQCSFCENIESPTPSGSPQIMINGGRKTTIIFNPRVCSDVDLEVGNLICIHPPWKEVKAGNDESIILSTYFSQIVRPVQVCQN; encoded by the exons ATGTGGCGGCAAAACGTTTTTCTG CAAAATCCCGACTCCGACCACAGCATTTCCG ATGAGGAAGACTACGATTCTAATTTGCCCCAAATTTCTGCCTTATTAACCGGTGCTTTGGAGAAAAAGGTG GAACTGCAAGTTTTGTCGCGGCTCGAGATACTTAGAg GTACTTCTGAATGGAATTGTGGAAAGAAAAATAGCAAG AATGACACACATGTCTCTCTTGAAGATGATGATGTTGAAATGCCTGAATTTCGTAACGAGGCAAGGAAGGCATTCACGTGCAACCCGGACGAGGAAATCATCTCCGATGATGAG GTAAACAACGTGGTGTCGAAATTTTCTGATTCCTCCAATGCTAAAAAGCTCCATGAAGACAGTCTTTGTAGATTTGGAAGTGGGGTGCAAGATGGTGCACAGACATGGTCTGCTGTAAGTAAAGAAGCTGAGGCACTGTTACATTTGAATGAGAATGCATCAACCCATTCTGCCTACTCCAAAGCAAGCAAATCTTATAaag GAGTCAGATGTAAGGTTaagcaaaaattttcattccgtTTCCAGTCACGTAAGGAAGAACCCTCCTGGCCTTCTTTATCTaaggatgaaaatattgtgtcatTTGAGGTTCATGAAGCACCTGAAAGATTGGACACATTTGAACCTAGATCCGAAGAACATTCAATTGCTGAGGTTCTTGACGATTGTCAGAGAGAGAATCAATTCCAGTCAGAGAATTTACATGCTCAAGTAGGAGCTCTTGGGCATGGATGCACTGAGCCATCAATGGCTGAGCTTCTAGATGGCCTTCAGGACAGAGCTAGTTTGCAGAAAGGAGTTTCTAAAAAG TGTAGCAGAACAAAAGATAAAAGGGTACAGATTGTTGCAAAGAAAATTATCTCTCCACTGGGAGATAGAACTGTTGACAGAGAGGATTCCTCTGAATCCATGGGTAGTGGATCATCTAGTGAGGACAAG CAGGCCACAGATCAAAAGCTAAAGGTTACAATCCCAGAAATGAAGAGGCAAACTATGGCAGATCGGTTTCAAGAAACTTTAGGTGCTACCTTTTTAAATGATGAAGGGGCCCTTGTTGCAGTGCCTAAATCATCAGG AATTGGATTATTTGGGAAGTTGCAACAGCTCATgcagaatgaaaaagaaagagatgtggatttcttgaagaagttgcagACTGGATCTAACAAAATTAGTAAAACTTGTGact ATGAAGTAAGCAGCATCATTGTAAAAATCCTGGCAAGATACTTGGATGCAAAGCTGATAGTTTGTCAATGCTCTTTTTGCGAGAACATAGAG AGCCCCACACCATCAGGAAGCCCTCAAATAATGATAAATGGAGGAAGGAaaacaacaattatttttaatccGAGAGTTTGCAGTGATGTTGACCTTGAAGTTGGGAACTTGATCTGTATTCACCCACCATG GAAGGAGGTAAAAGCAGGCAATGATGAGAGCATTATTCTCTCTACGTATTTCTCCCAAATTGTAAGACCAGTTCAGGTTTGTCAAAATTAG
- the LOC115971255 gene encoding uncharacterized protein LOC115971255 isoform X1, with amino-acid sequence MWRQNVFLQNPDSDHSISDEEDYDSNLPQISALLTGALEKKEELQVLSRLEILRGTSEWNCGKKNSKNDTHVSLEDDDVEMPEFRNEARKAFTCNPDEEIISDDEVNNVVSKFSDSSNAKKLHEDSLCRFGSGVQDGAQTWSAVSKEAEALLHLNENASTHSAYSKASKSYKGVRCKVKQKFSFRFQSRKEEPSWPSLSKDENIVSFEVHEAPERLDTFEPRSEEHSIAEVLDDCQRENQFQSENLHAQVGALGHGCTEPSMAELLDGLQDRASLQKGVSKKCSRTKDKRVQIVAKKIISPLGDRTVDREDSSESMGSGSSSEDKQATDQKLKVTIPEMKRQTMADRFQETLGATFLNDEGALVAVPKSSGIGLFGKLQQLMQNEKERDVDFLKKLQTGSNKISKTCDYEVSSIIVKILARYLDAKLIVCQCSFCENIESPTPSGSPQIMINGGRKTTIIFNPRVCSDVDLEVGNLICIHPPWKEVKAGNDESIILSTYFSQIVRPVQVCQN; translated from the exons ATGTGGCGGCAAAACGTTTTTCTG CAAAATCCCGACTCCGACCACAGCATTTCCG ATGAGGAAGACTACGATTCTAATTTGCCCCAAATTTCTGCCTTATTAACCGGTGCTTTGGAGAAAAAG GAGGAACTGCAAGTTTTGTCGCGGCTCGAGATACTTAGAg GTACTTCTGAATGGAATTGTGGAAAGAAAAATAGCAAG AATGACACACATGTCTCTCTTGAAGATGATGATGTTGAAATGCCTGAATTTCGTAACGAGGCAAGGAAGGCATTCACGTGCAACCCGGACGAGGAAATCATCTCCGATGATGAG GTAAACAACGTGGTGTCGAAATTTTCTGATTCCTCCAATGCTAAAAAGCTCCATGAAGACAGTCTTTGTAGATTTGGAAGTGGGGTGCAAGATGGTGCACAGACATGGTCTGCTGTAAGTAAAGAAGCTGAGGCACTGTTACATTTGAATGAGAATGCATCAACCCATTCTGCCTACTCCAAAGCAAGCAAATCTTATAaag GAGTCAGATGTAAGGTTaagcaaaaattttcattccgtTTCCAGTCACGTAAGGAAGAACCCTCCTGGCCTTCTTTATCTaaggatgaaaatattgtgtcatTTGAGGTTCATGAAGCACCTGAAAGATTGGACACATTTGAACCTAGATCCGAAGAACATTCAATTGCTGAGGTTCTTGACGATTGTCAGAGAGAGAATCAATTCCAGTCAGAGAATTTACATGCTCAAGTAGGAGCTCTTGGGCATGGATGCACTGAGCCATCAATGGCTGAGCTTCTAGATGGCCTTCAGGACAGAGCTAGTTTGCAGAAAGGAGTTTCTAAAAAG TGTAGCAGAACAAAAGATAAAAGGGTACAGATTGTTGCAAAGAAAATTATCTCTCCACTGGGAGATAGAACTGTTGACAGAGAGGATTCCTCTGAATCCATGGGTAGTGGATCATCTAGTGAGGACAAG CAGGCCACAGATCAAAAGCTAAAGGTTACAATCCCAGAAATGAAGAGGCAAACTATGGCAGATCGGTTTCAAGAAACTTTAGGTGCTACCTTTTTAAATGATGAAGGGGCCCTTGTTGCAGTGCCTAAATCATCAGG AATTGGATTATTTGGGAAGTTGCAACAGCTCATgcagaatgaaaaagaaagagatgtggatttcttgaagaagttgcagACTGGATCTAACAAAATTAGTAAAACTTGTGact ATGAAGTAAGCAGCATCATTGTAAAAATCCTGGCAAGATACTTGGATGCAAAGCTGATAGTTTGTCAATGCTCTTTTTGCGAGAACATAGAG AGCCCCACACCATCAGGAAGCCCTCAAATAATGATAAATGGAGGAAGGAaaacaacaattatttttaatccGAGAGTTTGCAGTGATGTTGACCTTGAAGTTGGGAACTTGATCTGTATTCACCCACCATG GAAGGAGGTAAAAGCAGGCAATGATGAGAGCATTATTCTCTCTACGTATTTCTCCCAAATTGTAAGACCAGTTCAGGTTTGTCAAAATTAG
- the LOC115971255 gene encoding uncharacterized protein LOC115971255 isoform X4 encodes MWRQNVFLQNPDSDHSISDEEDYDSNLPQISALLTGALEKKEELQVLSRLEILRGTSEWNCGKKNSKNDTHVSLEDDDVEMPEFRNEARKAFTCNPDEEIISDDEVNNVVSKFSDSSNAKKLHEDSLCRFGSGVQDGAQTWSAVSKEAEALLHLNENASTHSAYSKASKSYKGVRCKVKQKFSFRFQSRKEEPSWPSLSKDENIVSFEVHEAPERLDTFEPRSEEHSIAEVLDDCQRENQFQSENLHAQVGALGHGCTEPSMAELLDGLQDRASLQKGVSKKCSRTKDKRVQIVAKKIISPLGDRTVDREDSSESMGSGSSSEDKQATDQKLKVTIPEMKRQTMADRFQETLGATFLNDEGALVAVPKSSGIGLFGKLQQLMQNEKERDVDFLKKLQTGSNKINEVSSIIVKILARYLDAKLIVCQCSFCENIESPTPSGSPQIMINGGRKTTIIFNPRVCSDVDLEVGNLICIHPPWKEVKAGNDESIILSTYFSQIVRPVQVCQN; translated from the exons ATGTGGCGGCAAAACGTTTTTCTG CAAAATCCCGACTCCGACCACAGCATTTCCG ATGAGGAAGACTACGATTCTAATTTGCCCCAAATTTCTGCCTTATTAACCGGTGCTTTGGAGAAAAAG GAGGAACTGCAAGTTTTGTCGCGGCTCGAGATACTTAGAg GTACTTCTGAATGGAATTGTGGAAAGAAAAATAGCAAG AATGACACACATGTCTCTCTTGAAGATGATGATGTTGAAATGCCTGAATTTCGTAACGAGGCAAGGAAGGCATTCACGTGCAACCCGGACGAGGAAATCATCTCCGATGATGAG GTAAACAACGTGGTGTCGAAATTTTCTGATTCCTCCAATGCTAAAAAGCTCCATGAAGACAGTCTTTGTAGATTTGGAAGTGGGGTGCAAGATGGTGCACAGACATGGTCTGCTGTAAGTAAAGAAGCTGAGGCACTGTTACATTTGAATGAGAATGCATCAACCCATTCTGCCTACTCCAAAGCAAGCAAATCTTATAaag GAGTCAGATGTAAGGTTaagcaaaaattttcattccgtTTCCAGTCACGTAAGGAAGAACCCTCCTGGCCTTCTTTATCTaaggatgaaaatattgtgtcatTTGAGGTTCATGAAGCACCTGAAAGATTGGACACATTTGAACCTAGATCCGAAGAACATTCAATTGCTGAGGTTCTTGACGATTGTCAGAGAGAGAATCAATTCCAGTCAGAGAATTTACATGCTCAAGTAGGAGCTCTTGGGCATGGATGCACTGAGCCATCAATGGCTGAGCTTCTAGATGGCCTTCAGGACAGAGCTAGTTTGCAGAAAGGAGTTTCTAAAAAG TGTAGCAGAACAAAAGATAAAAGGGTACAGATTGTTGCAAAGAAAATTATCTCTCCACTGGGAGATAGAACTGTTGACAGAGAGGATTCCTCTGAATCCATGGGTAGTGGATCATCTAGTGAGGACAAG CAGGCCACAGATCAAAAGCTAAAGGTTACAATCCCAGAAATGAAGAGGCAAACTATGGCAGATCGGTTTCAAGAAACTTTAGGTGCTACCTTTTTAAATGATGAAGGGGCCCTTGTTGCAGTGCCTAAATCATCAGG AATTGGATTATTTGGGAAGTTGCAACAGCTCATgcagaatgaaaaagaaagagatgtggatttcttgaagaagttgcagACTGGATCTAACAAAATTA ATGAAGTAAGCAGCATCATTGTAAAAATCCTGGCAAGATACTTGGATGCAAAGCTGATAGTTTGTCAATGCTCTTTTTGCGAGAACATAGAG AGCCCCACACCATCAGGAAGCCCTCAAATAATGATAAATGGAGGAAGGAaaacaacaattatttttaatccGAGAGTTTGCAGTGATGTTGACCTTGAAGTTGGGAACTTGATCTGTATTCACCCACCATG GAAGGAGGTAAAAGCAGGCAATGATGAGAGCATTATTCTCTCTACGTATTTCTCCCAAATTGTAAGACCAGTTCAGGTTTGTCAAAATTAG